DNA from Acidobacteriota bacterium:
AACTGCATCGTCCTTCGCCCGAGATGCCGTTCGACGAAACCCTGAGGGCGCTGGACGACCTGGTCCGGGCCGGCAAGATCCGCTACATCGGCTGCTCGACCCACCCGGCCTGGATGGTCGCCGAGGCCGTGATGACGAGCGAGCTGAAGGGCTACGCCCGCTTCGCCAGCGAGCAGCCGCCCTACAACCTGCTGGACCGCCGGATCGAGAACGAACTGATCCCGATGTGCCAGCGCCTCGGCCTCGGCATCATCACCTGGGCGCCGATGGCGATGGGCGTGCTCGCGGGCCGCTATCTCAGCGACTCCGACTATCCCGAGGGCTCGCGAGCCGCGCTCCGTGGCGGCTTCTACGCCGACCGCGTCACCCGAGCCGGCATCGACGTCGGCCGCAGGTTCGCCGGGATCGCGGCCGACTCCGGCCTCACCCCGGCTCAGTTCGCGATCCTCTGGACCAAGGATCAGCCCGGGATCACCGCACCGTTGATCGGGCCGCGCACGCTCAGGCACCTCGAAGACCTGCTGCCGGTGCTCGAGATGAGCCTCTCCTCTGAGCAGCGGGCCGCCTGCGACGCCCTGGTGCCGCCCGGAAGCGTCGTCGCCGACTTCCACAACACGGCGGGCTGGATGAAGATGAAGGTCATCCCGCCAGCGGCCGGGAGCTAGATCCCCGATGCGGGTCTCCAACGCACCTCACTTCGATCGTCTCGCTCTGCCGTAGCTGAGTCCGCATGCATGTCTCCCACGTAATCCACGCCGTCGACACGCACGTCTGCGGCGAACCCGGCCGGGTGATCGTCGGCGGCGTTCTCGACGTCCCCGGGGCGACGATGTTCGAGAAGATGCGCTACCTCGAGACGGAGGCCGACGAGCTGCGCCTGCGGATGCTGCGCGAGCCGCGCGGCTATCCCGCCGCGAACTGCAACCTGATCCTGCCCGCCACGCATCCCGACGCGGTGGCCGGCTACGTGATCATGGAGCAGGTCGAGTACCCCGGCATGTCGGGCACGAACACGATCGCCGTCGTCACCGTGCTGATCGAGACCGGGATGGTGCCGCACACGGAACCCGTCACCGAACTCACCCTGGAGTCGCCCGCCGGCCTGATCCGGGTGCGCGCTGACGTCGAGCGTGGAAAGGTGAAGCGAGTCGAGTTCGAGAACGTACCCGCCTTCGCCGTCCACCTCGACGCCGTCCTCGACGTGCCCGAACTCGGCAACGTGACCGTCGACGTCGCCTACGGCGGCATGTTCTACGTGATCGCCGACGCCGACCAGGTCGGCCTCACCCTGGCGCCGGAAGAGGCCGCCGAAGCGACCCGGGTCGGCGAGATGATCAAGGCGGCCTGCCAGGAGCAGCTTCCGCCGCCGGTGCATCCGCTCAATCCGGAGATCCGAGGCGTGACGATCGGCCAGCTCTCGGCGCCGCCGCTGAACCCCGGCTCGCACCGGCGCAACACGGTGATCGTCTCGACCGGCACGCTCGACTGGAACAGGCCACTGACCTGGACCGGCGCCCTCGACCGCTCCCCCTGCGGCACGGGCACCTGCGCCAAGATGGCGGCGATGTGGGCCAAGGGCGAGTTGCCCGTCGGCCAGGAGTTCGTCCACGAGGGCGTCCTCGGCACGACCTTCACCGGGCGCATGGTGCGGGA
Protein-coding regions in this window:
- a CDS encoding aldo/keto reductase, which encodes MEYRTLGRTGVKVAPLCFGSDNFADPTPEPECVRMLETAMDAGINLIDTGEVYAEGEGERIIGRALKANGRRHELLIATKVDHGRRVVGESVVDYTSSIGPNEYGHSRINLIRACEGSLRRLQTDYIDLYQLHRPSPEMPFDETLRALDDLVRAGKIRYIGCSTHPAWMVAEAVMTSELKGYARFASEQPPYNLLDRRIENELIPMCQRLGLGIITWAPMAMGVLAGRYLSDSDYPEGSRAALRGGFYADRVTRAGIDVGRRFAGIAADSGLTPAQFAILWTKDQPGITAPLIGPRTLRHLEDLLPVLEMSLSSEQRAACDALVPPGSVVADFHNTAGWMKMKVIPPAAGS
- a CDS encoding proline racemase family protein — protein: MHVSHVIHAVDTHVCGEPGRVIVGGVLDVPGATMFEKMRYLETEADELRLRMLREPRGYPAANCNLILPATHPDAVAGYVIMEQVEYPGMSGTNTIAVVTVLIETGMVPHTEPVTELTLESPAGLIRVRADVERGKVKRVEFENVPAFAVHLDAVLDVPELGNVTVDVAYGGMFYVIADADQVGLTLAPEEAAEATRVGEMIKAACQEQLPPPVHPLNPEIRGVTIGQLSAPPLNPGSHRRNTVIVSTGTLDWNRPLTWTGALDRSPCGTGTCAKMAAMWAKGELPVGQEFVHEGVLGTTFTGRMVRETKVGHVDAAVPTLAGTAWITGFAQYVVDPEDPFPNGFTVGDIWGGH